The Elusimicrobiota bacterium region TGCTTGTTTCGCTGCTATAAGGCCGTCCATCGCCCGGACAAAGCCGACTATCGGCGCCAACTGCAACATCATCTCGATGATCTCCTGCTCCGTAAAGCCAAGATTCAGAGCCGCCTTCACATGCACTTTCACTTGCAACGCGGCTCCCAAGGTGACCATGCCGGCAAGCGTAACGGCTTCTTTTGTTTTGATGTCCAATCCAGGCCTTGCATATATCTCTCCGAATACAAATTCCAGCAGATACCGCGTGAAATCAGGGGAGATCTGCTTCATTTTTTCAACGACAGCGCTGCCCGCTTCGCCCTCCATTTCAAGCAGCTTTTTCAGCCCCTTGTGATATTTGGCAGATTTCATTGGCCCTCCATGTGTGAAAAGACCGTTACGCGACGGCCTGCGGCGCGCGCTATGTGCGCGCCGCATTGGCCACCCCACTTTGCGCCGAAACTGCGCGCGCCCGCAGAGCCGAATGTTGGGCATCCGCTAGGTCTTTGGGCCGCCCTCCATTACCCGCTGCCTGGCAGAGAAAATGGTGAAGTAGTCCTTGCGGACAAGAAGACCGGGGATGCGCACCTCCCCTTCCTGTAAGCCCCCAAAACGAGTGGGCCGCAGGAAGCGATAGACCAGTGGATATTCCTGATATCTAGATCGAACCCAAGCCTCGATATCGGCCGCATAGTGTGTCCAGAGCTCGGGACAGCTGGTCTCGGACTGCATGAAGATGACTTTTGGCGCTGCCGAACGCAATGCATCAAGGGTCCCGTTATGCTGAGGTGTCCATTGGGCCTGCATAGGAAGGTACATTACATTCGGCACTGCAGGTTCTCGTTCCGACAACAAATAGATCTGCGGCGAGGTTGGGAATGAGGCAATACGATCGTCGATCCTGGTCCCGCGGCGGATCGTTTCGCTGATAGCTCGGAGCGCCATGAATCCTGTCTCATAAGTCGGCTGGTGCAACTCGCGCCTGGGCTTTGACAGAAGTGTCGGCGCTAGGAGCCCGGCAAGACAAGCCAATCCAAGAATCTTCCACTGCATCTTCTTGCATCTTGCCAGCCGATTCAGGACCGCGCTAAGCGCCAAGGAAAGCAGCATGGTCCCCATCAGAAAGAAAGGTGCGCTGTGGAAGGGAGCCTCCGCAAGGAAGACCGTCGGGCGAGTTCGGAAGGTGAACATTGCTAGAATCCACCATGCCGCAAGTCCCCAACGGCGCTGTTGCGCCCAATAGATTGCGGCACCCCACCAAACTGCCTTAATGATGGCCTCCCAGTACGCATAGGGTTCCGTCCAGAAGCGCATATCGATAAGGAACAACAGCGTGTCCCAGACATTGCCGGCAATCCAGCCGCCGACCGAGGAATCGGCTCGGCTCCCAACGGCTGCGGGATAATACGCGAAGTTGAAACGAACCGCCTGTTGCCAAAGGGCTCCAAGCGAAGCGTAGCTGAGGCACCAGAACAGGAGCACCCCGACAGTCCCCAGGGCCCACACAGCGGCCCAGCGTCTGAGATTCTTCTTGAGTCCGCTGAAGGAAGGACTCAGCAGAACACATGCTGGAACCGCGACTAACGTCGAAGACGCGGCGACAACCCAGAGCCCCGCGCTCGCGGCAACGCTCCTCGTCGAAGCTCGCAGACGCGCCCCCAAGATTGGCCATCCCCAGATGATTGTTATCGCGACGCAGGCTGGGGCCCACAGGTTCTCCACAAGAAGCATCTGGCCCCACCAGAGGGGCATCCAAAAAGCGCTGAGAAAGACGAAGAGCGGGCATGCGAGCCAGAACTCCGGAGGATATCGTCGCCTAATCCATGCGTGAAGAGCGACCGCGATGAAGGCCCACACCAGGAAGGGGATGATACGAAACGCTAGAAAGCTGCCTCCAAAAAGTTCCGCCGAGAGCGTTGGGAGGAAGAAGTCCAGCGGCAAGTGATTAGAGAAAATATCTCGGTAGAGGGAGTGCCCCCGGCTCAAGAGCCATCCGATTGTCATGTTGTTGAATTCATCAACGGAAAGAGGCCAATAGAGCAGACTATGCATGCTCCAAGCCCCATAGGCCAGGCCAGCAGCAACATACGCGTCAATAAGGAGTGGCACCAAACCAATCCTAGCGCGCCCCCGAGCCATCAGTGGCGTTGAGTAAAGCATCTCTTGACCCTGGTTCGACCGAAGTCCGTCCAAACTCTTCCGGGAAACCCCGAAAAAGCAACCCAATCTGCCGCCGGCTGTCTGATTCTCTCCGTAGGGCTCTCCAGGAATGCCCATGCAGCAGTCCCGACTGGGATCATGCCGATCCCGGGAGCCAATTGCACCAGCATGAGGTCTTCTCTTCGTTCATGATATGCCCAACATGTGAGTCTGCTGAACTGTGATTTGCCAGTTCGAGAGGACTCTAACAGTCAAATTCTACTTTAGAAGCTTATCTCAGGCAAGGTGGACTCGTTTTTCCACTTTATGCGAAGCCGCGGGGTTGGACGGCTTTTTGTATGACGGCAATGCAGAAGGTTTAGCTATAATACCGCCCATGAGCAGACCAATCCTCGCCGCCCCGCTGGCCGCCCTCGCCCTGGCCGCTTTGGCCGGCTGCGCCGGCCCCACCGTCTACCAGAACACCAGCTGGGGCATGAACGAGAAAGCCTTCAAGATCGCCCGGCCCGCCGCAACCGCCGCGGGAGACCGCCAATGGCTCGAAGACACCACCATCAACGGCCTCAAAGCCGCCGTCACCTACCGCATGGGCGCCAAAGGCCTGCACGACGTCACCGTGCTCTTCGACCCCGTCCAGGTCGCCAAGGATCAGTACATCGACACCTACCACCAGGTCAAAGCTTTGCTCAGCGACAAATACGGCGCTCCCGAAGCCCAGGCCACCGACCTCGTCGTCCGCTCCCAGAAATACATCATCACCCAGGCCCCCGACTACCAGAGCAAAAGCATCTTCCGCACGCGCCTGGCCCTCATCGAGCTCACCTGCGAAGGCGCCTGCGACGGCACCCCCGGCAACGGCGTCATGATCACCTACGGCGAGCCCAAAGCCCCCACCGAAGGACTCTAGGCGGCAGGCCGTGCTCTTCTTGGCCTGCGCGGGGCTGCTCTCCGCCGTGTCCGTCTACGCCGTGGACCGCATCGAGCGCATGACCGAAGGTCCCGTGCCGGCCGACCCCGACCTCCTGAAGGTCGTGTTCCGCTCGGGCCTCCTGGTCACTTGCATCTTCGCCTACGCCATCATCACCGGGACCAGCCGCTCCTACATCGCCATGGCCCTCCTACCCTTCATCGTGGCCGCGACCCTGGCCGCGGCTTACGCCTGGAAGACCCACCACCTCAAGACCGCGGCGCAACTTCGGACCATCCGCTTCGACCGCGATGTCCGCGAATGCATCGAGGCGCTCCGCAGGGATCCCAAGAATGCCGCGGCCCACGCGCGCCTGGCCGAGATCTACGAGGAAGCCCGCGACTGGCCCAAAGCCGTGGAGCACGGCCGCAGACTCTGCGAACTCGAGCCCAGCGAGAAGAACCGCAGGCGCCTGGCGCAGTTGGAAAGACAGGGTCAGGGCAACAGCTGATCGTCGTACGTCTCTGACGATATCGGCTTGGGCTCCGGCTGGACCGGGACCTGGACCGGCGGCGCCGCGGCCTCCGGCGGGGTCTCGGACGCGGCGGAAACAGCCACCGCTGGATGGGCAGGCTCGGCCGCGACCGCGGGCGCGGTCGGCTCGACAGCGGCCACGGGCGGCGCCGCAACAGGCGCAGGCACGGCCGGAGGAGCGGCGGGCCGCGCCTTGAACAAGGCCCGGTCGTCTATGAGCCGCTGGACCAGCTTGGCGATGACATTGTCAGCCGCGGCCGGAGGGCCGACCTTCATGGTCTTCATCTCCGCGAACATGGAGACCATGGACTTCGCCTCCACGTCCACCGTCTCGTCGTAGGAGCGGACGCTCCGGCCGGCCGCGTCCTCCACCGAGAGCACGCCCTGGGCCAGATGGTGGCTGGTCTCGGACATGATCGCTCCCGTGATGAGTCCCGTGAAGACGCACAGCACGATCTTCGGCGCCTGCCAGGGGTCCTGGTTGAACTTGTAGCCGAACTGCGCGGAGATGACCAAGTCCACGTCCGCGTAAGCTTCCCGGGAGAGCCGCAGCGGGAAGCGCACGTCCTGGAACAGCCGCGACTGACGCAGGGCTTGCGCGAACTTCGGCCCGAAGGCATAGCCCTCGCGCTCCAGCATCTGCTGCGTGGTCAACGGGTCGTTCACGGCCAAAGCGGAGCGCTGTTCGTCGAGCACCAGGCCCACGCGCAGAGGCAGAGGCGGCTCCGAAGACCGGGGCATGGACGACACCGGCTCGGGCTTGAGAGTGTAATGCGTGCAGCCCGTGACGCCGACAAGGACGGCCAAAAACGCGGCGGCAACGGCTGGCGCGGCTCTCATCATCATCATGATACCATTCCGGGAACGCGCCCGCCCGGCGCATTCGATGAGCGCGGCTCATTCATGCTATTATTCATGACGCTGTTTTATCATGCCAGCGAACCTGAAAAGCCGAGGAGTTT contains the following coding sequences:
- a CDS encoding carboxymuconolactone decarboxylase family protein translates to MKSAKYHKGLKKLLEMEGEAGSAVVEKMKQISPDFTRYLLEFVFGEIYARPGLDIKTKEAVTLAGMVTLGAALQVKVHVKAALNLGFTEQEIIEMMLQLAPIVGFVRAMDGLIAAKQAFDESKASPQ